The Solea solea chromosome 15, fSolSol10.1, whole genome shotgun sequence genome segment gctttctggaatacccctctggtgGTGGCGTCTTGTTTGGttagaaaacactgaaacattgAAGATGAAGATAACGTGTACGACAGTCTCTCTCTGGggggttgttgtttgtttgtctttgtctcccttgtgtgtttttcagtgtctttgttgtgatttaaaaaggaaaaaataataatattgcacATTAGCGCCGCCTACTGGACAGAGAGGTGAGTTGTGTTCGTGTGCTGCAGGGAAAATCCAGAGTCTGCTGAGTTCTTTGTTAAGAGTCACATTGATCGTGCTGATGgtggccattttttttaaattatttttattttgtgaaatatgatgagatttaaatgttttaatttgaaaatgtgtttgagtGAAAAATCCAAGTCTAGtttgaatggatggatggactttgtGGTATTTATAGTAGCACATACATGGAACTCCCTGCTTACAACTATAACAGTATTCATGACTCCGCCCAGGGCGTGGCTCTGTTTGTTAGTTGCTCTGTGTCATGTAGTCATCTTAAGTTTCTTTTtgggtttaattttttttcttttttttctttacccaACAGGAAACATCAACAGTCACTTATAATCTTATTATCTGACGGATCTGAGATGTTGGTTTTATTGCAGTCATGTTTCAGTTTTgttcttccttcctctccagTCAGCACATTCAAACTCCTGCCATGCACCAGCCACCACAGGCCCCGCCTCCACATCAGTACCAGCCAAACCCACAACAGGCCCCGCCTCCACATCAGTACCAGCCAAACCCACAACAGGCCCCGCCTCCACATCAGTACCAGCCACCCCCACAACAGTACCAGCTGCCCCCCCAACAGTACCAACCTCCTCCACAGCAGTACCATCAGCCACATGCTCCGCCCACTCAGCAGAGTTCCATTCAGATCCCAATTGGCTCCACCTCTTCGAAGGTGGTGAGCACCGCCTGCATCTACCCCACCCAACCTGGTGAGAGCGCCCGCGAGCTGATTTATCAAACACATATTTTTGCATTCATTTTGCTTAatagtctacaatatcttaagaatgtgttcacgtctttatctcactgtaagaCAGAGTTTTCCAATAGGAAACTGAAATTTGTAAacccctcactctcccacaccaaagcccatagagaaaatcagtgcttttaacatcacacacacaggagttgttgtttcactgctgcctccatcactaagttcaaacgtggtattttgtcaaattcggcatttgaaatccttccttcagatttacctcagtgacacaaagtgaccacacgaggcagcagtagaccagcagctcctgtgtcttcgcaagctaaaatcactgattttctctatgggctttggtgtgggagagtgagtgggtttTTTTGGTCAGAAAAAAGCTGTAAAGATAAAAAAGGTAAACACATTAAGATCTAGACTTAAGGGTTCAGTGCATAAGaagtagtgacatctactggtttTATTTGTACcaaacagaaagtgaaacaCTGGAGCTTTGTGTCAGTGAAAGCACCGGAACCCCTTTAAagtttccctctcctccagctccagctccggCTCCAGGTCCAGTGCCTCAGCCCCGCCCACCAGTTTCTGCcccagccccgccccctccctctGCTGTGACTGACTCCGCCTCTGGAAACCGACCACCGTGGGTGAGCGACACAAACTTTGCAGATAAATTCGACCCCAGtaaaaccaccaccaccaccatgaaGGTGCCGCCGCCACTACCCCAGGCCGCGCCCCCTCCACAGGCTTACATCCCCAACCCCTCCCCTGCTGGGCACCCCGCTCCTAGCCCCGCCCCCATCACTCCCAGCCCCGCCAACTTCCCTCCTGTGGCGAGGGGCGTGGCTCAGAGGGCAGAGAGATTCGCTGCCAGCAGCCGCACACCTCTGTGCGGACACTGCAACAGCATCATCAGGTAAATGATGTTTATCTTCAATCATTTTACTTCATATTATTGCTTCAGcccacagagtgggagtgatgtattgtttttagtggctctgtgtgtctgtctgtttgtctgtttgtgtttccgcacttgccaatatgaccaacagaggctggcagaggcttgttgcgtgaatggggtgaagtcttgCCTTCTTACACTTGAATGCTGTTTTTGCTGTAGTTTAAAGCATCTCTGTCACTAAATTATATACAGATTCATTTTCATTATCCATGTGAAGTAAAAGGATGAATTAATTGACCCTATACTAATTATAATTCATGATTCcaatcaaattcaaattcaattgATTTAATcggatattttcttttaaaacttcTTACAACctcttactctcccacaccaaagcccatagagaacattgctgattttaacatcacagcacacaggagttgttgatctactgctgcctccatcactaagttcaaatgtcttgttttgtcacttcagcttttaaaatcctttgttcagattaacctcagtgacacaaagtgaccacatgaggcagcagtagaccagcagctcctgtgtccctgtgagctaaaatcactgattttctccatggggtttggtgtgggagagtgagtggtttacaaacttcagtttcctgttggaaaagtctgtaacagtgaaaacatatatatatatgtatatgaaagcATCGACTTCATAATTGTCATTATAGGTTAAACTGTAAATTTTCACGTTGACGTTGATGATGAAaaggtgtcacatgaccacggcGCTCTTGTTTCCAGAGGACCGTTCCTGGTGGCGCTCGGTCGTTCGTGGCACCCGGAAGAGTTTAACTGTCACTACTGTCACGTGTCACTGGCTGACGTCAGCTTCGTGGAGGAGCAGAACAACGTTTACTGTGAGAACTGCTACGAGGAGTTCTTCGCCCCGACCTGCGCTCGCTGTAACACCAAGGTCATGGGGGTGAGAGAGTCCACACCTGAAGATCTGACAATTTTAATGTGATACTTTAGTTTCAGAGGCTttagttaaaaatgtaatatagatttaaacatgtttactgTGAAACACTGGATTATTTGTTAACCTGAGACTGAGTTATCTGTTTTTACATTAAACTGAACAggttttttctctgtgtgtgtgtgtgtaacaggaaGTGATGCACGCTCTGCGCCAGACGTGGCACACCACCTGCTTCGTGTGCGCTGCCTGTGGCCAAGCGTTCGGAAACAGTCTCTTCCACATGGAGGACGGGGAGCCGTACTGTGAGAAAGGTGCTGAGTCAGCGTTTGTCACACTGGTCACAAGACTcatcatagatagatagaaagctGTTAACTAACTAAAATAGATAACTAGTTAATCTAGGTGACTTACTAGGTAGGATACATGGCTACCTAGCTGCACTAGTCGTTAACTAGCTAGGATAGATGCAAACTAGCGAAGACTAGCTAAAATAGGTGCTTAATAGCTAAGGTAGTTGTTAACTAGCTAGGATAGATGCTAACTAGCTGATGTAGTTGTTAGCTAACTAAGATAGATGCTAATTAGCAAAGACAGACGGTTAACTAAATACAATAGTTGTTAACTAGCTAGGATAGATGCAAGATATATGCTGCATAGCTAAGTAATATATGCTAACTGGCTAAGATAGATGTTAACTAACTAATATAGGTGGCTAACTGGCTAGGATAGATGCCACCTAGCTAAGTTAGTTGTTAACTGGCTAGGATAAATGGCTAACTAGCAAAGACAGATGGTTAACGAGATTAGATAGTTGTTACCCAGCTAACATAGATGCAATAGGTAAGGTAGTTGTTAACTGGCTAAGATACATGCCAATTAATGTTACGCCCAGCCGTAACACTAGTTAAGATAGATGTTAACGGTATAGGTTAACGGCTTGGTTGTTAACTagctaattatatatattttatataattagcgatatatgatatataattattatttatttagtttttttgtgtgttaaattgcACCTGTAAACACATGTCCCAGAGTTGAaagaaaggtcagaggtcatgtgtaaactgtgtttgtgtcagattaCGTCGCCCTCTTCAGCACTAAGTGTCACGGCTGTGACTTTCCTGTGGAAGCTGGTGATAAATTCATCGAGGCTCTGGGTCACACCTGGCATGACACCTGCTTCATCTGTGCCGTAAGATTTTAATCTTTATACCATCAATGACACAAAAGATTTACAGTTTAGATGTAGATGTTCAATGTACAAACCTTATGTCTATAAAAGTTGGAATAGATACAAACAGATAAAAGCACAATTCTGTGGCTGCTTACGcttgtttttcttgttattttgtattgagaaaataaaagtataacACGGTGTCATCAGCATATAGATTGATCTTAAAGTCTGGACAAACAAAATGAGagatttgactttttatcacagttttataAAGAGTTTCTGATGATTTGACAATAATCGCTAACGATTGTTTTGCAGTCAAATAGAATTCGAGAAAAATAGAGTTACAGCAGATTCAAACAAACATGGTggatttgactttttatctcagtttTTAAAGGGTCCCACCTTTTTGGGAACTCAGTGTTTCCGATTATACGACAATTGCAACAGCTTTTTGCTtggtttttgtatgtgtataatatggtgtcatctgcatatagATTGATCTTAACATTTGGACAGACAAAATTAcagattttactttttatcatAGTTTTTTTAGTGTCCCAACTTTTCTGGAAATcaggtttgtatttgttttccgaccaaaacctaaaaaaaagagattttgaaCTCAATATTGAGAATAATCACGTTTATTTCcgtatatttatgtttttaacgTTGTGCAGGTGTGTCACATGAACCTGGAGGGTCAACCTTTCTACTCAAAGAAAGACAAACCTCTGTGTAAGAAACACGCTCACGCCATCAACGTGTAAACACCTGTGGATCTGCCGCTTCACCACAGTGGGCGACACCGCCGACTGCAACGCAACATCGAACACAAGCCCACGACTGTTCGCAGATGCTCTTTTGCAAAGAATactctctttttgttgttgctgaaaaCGATGCTGCCTGATGATTCGGCTTCAAAGTCACGATGTTTTAGCTCATTTTATTACgaactgtagtttttttttgtttgtttttgggttttttgtttcttaCCAGAAACAACCTGACGTCCATGCAACGCTCAGTTTCTCATGTACGGAGTCTCAAAACaccaacatatatatattataatattataataatccGATATATGAactgatatataatataataataatgaagacaaaaaacaaatataatcaaTAAACGATAGTAGATTCTATATATCCtagattcattcatttaatttagaCTAAAATATTTGAGCTAAATtataacaatacaatacaactttatttcttaatgatgttattattagtatattTAGTCTTTTTCTCTGGTGTTTTGATTGAATATTGACTCACTGCAGACTCCGTACATGAAACAGCACCGgtggtttttgtctttgtcaaatCTCTGGCTTATTTTGTGcctattttaaatttttttaaatcatttataaacAAAAATCTTTAACGTTTGGAAACATAATGTCTGTGTAGACACGAGAACTAGTTGATTTTAACCCTAAACCtttgttggttgttttttgCTTTGAAAGAGAAAATGGCTTCTGTTCTCAGTCTGAACTTGGACTGGGAGGTTGGACTGGGGTCTTGGACTTGGGTCTTGGACTTGGGTCTTGGACTGGGTCTTGGACTTGGGTCTTGGACTGGGTCTTGGACTGGGTCTTGGACTTGGGTCTTGGACTGGGTCTTGGACTGGGTCTTGGACTTGGGTCTTGGACTGGGTCTTGGACTGGGACTTGGACTGGGTCTTGGACTGGGTCAGACCTGGTGCTAGTCTGGAGTGAAGTGGTCTGACTGTAGCTATGTGACGGtgaactgaagaagaagaagaagaaaccttttatgtgatgTGTTTGTAGAAGTGAGTGAAAGAAAGGGGGTGGAGCTACAGGGTTTTTCTTAAGGCTGACAACATGAATTAGCTAGCCGTATTTGAAACATGTCTGTATGGTTGAACGCATTACATTTGATTGTTTTCAGGTTGATTCTATAGGATTTATTTTTCAGGAAGTTTTCAAAAACTATAaacgttttatttttacactaaaCCGCCCAAAACTGAAATGTATCTGTTGCCACGTCACAATATTAACTctgataattatgtaaattattttcGCGATGGTTGAAATACctggctccagctccagctccagttcaCTGACAATGccctgtttttcttcacagtgCAACAACAAATCGGCTTGAATTTCATATTTATTGACTGTTTTTGATGGCGTGATATTTATTAACAAGCTAAAGTATTGTCACTGCTGCGCTCAGTGCtcatcacattattattattattattataattattattagtttgtctttgtttggcctcacattttgattttttttctaactacactgtaaatgttgtcAACTGTTACAACTACATTAGTTTTTTAATCACGCTCTTTTCACCTGCTGCCTTTGagacaatgattttttttatttattacaaagattgatcacaaaaaaatgataaaatatctGTATACATGTTGTAGAGCCCATAtaaattatcaataataatcattaggtttatttttgacaaaatgtgacTTCTCAAACCTTTTAAAGACAATATTTAAGATTTCTCTCGTACAAAGTGTAAAGTCTTGTTAGAATTGAAGTAATATTGTATTTATAATAAGTATTTGTAATTAAGTATAATAAGTATTTGTAATTTCACAGTTATAAATACACAGTTTTAACTGATGTGTGAGGTCAGTACGAGGTTTCGCAGCGTGAATAGAGCCTCAGATTCACTTTAGACAGTAGTTTGTGcaagaaaatgtaaaagtttgTCATCAACATCTGTCTCCCTGCAGTGTTTTGTGCTTTAAAGTAATAGTTCTGGTGTTATTtcgaagtgtggttgtatgtggTACTGACAGtcctgtgagcgccccctgtgtctGAATGCTAAATGACACCAGCAGGCAGCtctgagtgaaaacatggctgtcagcagAGATGCGAGGAAAAACAGATCTTAgccaccaaagtccatagagaaaaccagtgattttagctcatggggactcaggagctgctggtctactgctgcctcgtgtggtcactttgtgccactgaggtcaatctgaacaggaaaatttaaatgctaaatttgctaaataagacatttgaacttagtgatggaggcagcagtggatcgacaactcctgtgtgccgtgatgttaaaatcactgattttctctatggggtttggtgtgggagagtgagtggtttgtacATTGGCGTTCACCATGAGCATCTGTGTCTGGACAGAGGGGGGCGCTCACGGCACAGGTCAGCACTGATGCTGTGTTAATACAACATCACTTGAAAAAGcgtgaactatccctttaacatcaCTCAGtgaccagcacacacacacacacacacacacgtacagtctgtgtgtgctgGTGTACAGTTTTTACTCTGAATattttatacagtgtgtgtgtgtgtgtgtgagagagcgtgtgaatgtgtgtgtgtgtgaatgagtgcatGCAGAACAGTGTGTCACCGTTTGTAGCAGCACGACGTTAGTTTGTTAGTTTGTGATAGAAGAGCTGACTCAGCTGTTTAacctgtgatgatgtcactgctcatgtgatgatgatgtcatagcctcAGCTGCTGTACttggtttgattgacaggtttTAGAAGTTGAATAAATTGCACTTCAAACActtgtcatgttttcactgtttcttttgtcaaaattagtgACACCTACTGATGAgaccacacatttaaaatgtggccTTCACAAACCAAAACTCAACACACAAGCTCTGGCTGATTTGTTCATtcaggcttctgtagaaacacggcagcacaagatggccgACCccttaaagcaaggcccttactTAAAGTAAAAAGTCTTATGATGCGTttcatttgtagtcggaactcacGATTTCCAAGGTCATGGGGGCGGTCCTTACATGGTAACGCCCCCCTGAACTAGTATTCCAAGATGAATGCTTTGTCAtggactggtattgctaacagtggctagtCCAAGATATGTGTCCCACTTctgatataaatattattattataaacttATACAAACAACCTTTGTAAATGTTACGTACTGGATCTTTAAAAAGATAAAGTTATAATGATGAAAAAtgggattattttctcaatcgACTGGTATagtcaaatgtcagaaaacagtgaaataatgttgatcattgttttcAGTTTACTGCCAAAAAGGTTTTAATTAATATTCAAAATGGTTGTTGCAGCTCCAAACATAACTTGTATAGTAATTAAAGTAATCTGTGTGATAAcagtgtattttaatttttaaataatttttaataaaaaaattacaacattaacttttattatttgagtaaaaactaaaaaaaatcttCTGTGAATCTTCCAGTAAAAATTAACACattagttcctctttcacttctACATTAGGTTCATGCGTcatctttacttttttactcAGGCTAAAGAGTTGCAACATAAAATTACAGTAACACCTAAAATAGTAGTAGTTGGCCCGTCGTTCCTTTAACGAACACTAGAGGGCGCCTGAGCCGCTTCAGTCTCGTCAGTTCAGCTGTGATTGGAATCACAGAGTCAGGGAAAAAACAGACCTCTCACTCTGAGTCAGTTTTGTGGAGAGTCTGAGTTTAAACTGGAATGGCCCCCCAAAATCGGAGCAACCTCAGCATGTTATTGAGTGGTTTTGCTAACGATTTGTGCGAACTCGGATTTCCAACTTGGAAacttccaagatggctgccacttcaaaacactgctactttaaCCGTTAATCACATGTGATGTGTCACTACGTTATTTGTGTGAGCAACAGCTAATTTGAATTACGTGGAACAGAGATATATCTGCGTACGTGTTATCCCCCCAACCTCTCAAGTAGAACATGGTGAACTTTTAATTATCCGATCCAAGTGACTTACATAATGTaacttacttttttattatatataataaaaaaaatacatatgtatatatatatatatatatatatatgtgtgtgtatattattgCAACCTCAAGGCAGGGATTCGAACCCAGGGTCTCCTGTTTACTAGACAGGCGCCTTAACCAACTAAGCCcgatttgtgtttgtggagccACCAGCGTGAGCCATCTCTGCGGCCAGAGACGATCTTTGTGCGGCTGGAATTCGCTCCCTCCATCatcagagagtgagtgagagagagagagagagagagagagagagagagatcacgcagtgaaaaaaaataagcagaaGATTCGCGGGGAACTTTACTCGTTTCTTTTCTAATCTCAccgtgttttgttgttgttgattttttttaccgtGGGATTATAATAAAGTGGATTACTGTGATGAAATAGCGTCGAAGGCAGCGCCACGTCCACGGCAGCGAGAGTGAATCACGCCGAGGTAAAGAGACGTAAAAGCGGGATCGATCCTCAACTTCACTCCCTCCCTGTGTGTCTGCGGCTCCGGCTCCGGACGCGACTATGTCCTGGTGAGAACGCGACTCTCTCCGTCACGCCGTCTAACTCTTTCTTCATCTTTGCCGcttaaaaactaaacataaataATGTCACGGACGTGTTTTAACTTCACGCCACTCTTTAATTTAAGCAGCTGTTGTGTGGTTAAGTTATGGTGCTGTGTatgttctgttttttgtgttaatTTACGCCATTAATCGTCGGGAATTGCGTTTGCagattttgagtgtgtgtgtgtgtgcgtggttcCGGTGATAGACGGACCCCTCTTGTTTCTGTcgtgcatttaaaaaaagttagcGTTGtccctctgttgttgttgtttatctgtttatttttagttaaaacacacattatttattacaaacacacacaggactgcGACTAACACTTGATTTAATTGCTGTAGGTTTAGCCACATTCCTCAGTTTAGCTAATGTCGCTGCAGTTTCAACGGCTCGTGTGTAATTAAAGTAAAATCTGAGCagtttattaacattttaatataacAACATGGACTTTGTTCGCTATTTTTAAACACTCTGCTCGCattgggtttaaaaaaaatatataaactcAAACAACACCAGCGAGCTAACGAGTACATTTAAATTAGCCCCAGTTTATAAAAACCGTGCATCGTGTTTAGTTAAAAGgtttttgtggtgtgtgtgtgtgtgtgtgtgtgttttataaacTTTTCACGTATTTCCCACGTCACTGGTGAGttacatgttgttgttgctcgGCTCGTTAGTTAGTTAGCAAGCATCGTAGCTCTTAAACCGACACTAACTAGTTTGAAGATGAACGTTGtcgttgtggtttttttttatcgctctaaaaatgtttcataaaaCATGAACTAAAATACTGCATTTAACTTGACATTTGAACTaacttttaacactttttacTCGACAAACATCAAAAACAGCTAACAACAGTTtagtgtggtggtggtgttgttaGTGGTGCAACTCCACATTAACAAACAGTTTGTTGTTAGTTGTGTGTAGTTACTTGGTTGTGTTGTTAGTTAGTCAGTTGTATTTGGTTGTATCTTGTTAGCTGTGCAGCTCCTTGTTATCTTGAATATTTGGTTGTGGGAGGTGTTAGTGAGTTAgttcgttgtgtgtgtgtgtgtgtgttgttagttagttagttagttgtcaGTGATGCTGGTCTTTGTTAACCTGTATATTTTGGTCGGTAACCAGACGACGTCCGTCAGTAATAAACCAGGTCAGTTGATGAAGATCAAACATGGAGGTTCATGTGTAAGCGGGTCAGtcagtcacagtgtgtgtgcttgtgtgagaACATGAATCTGTTGTGTTTGATCGagatgattgtgatgatgacAGGATTAATCaccactgctgtttttttgtccttgctTCATTTCAAATACTAACATTTCAGAATCACAATatgattaaatttttttttaccacaaagTGTTGTTCAGCTCTGttctcctccctgtgtgtgtgtgtgtgtgtgtgtgtgtgtgttagaaattaaaatgtacCATTATCCATATGTCAGACAGCTGTACATTCCACAGCCAAGCCCAGAATCTGTTACTGAAataacagacagactgacag includes the following:
- the LOC131473726 gene encoding LIM domain-binding protein 3-like isoform X3, whose product is MSSYTITLPGPGPWGFRMQGGKDFNMPLTISRISPGSKAAQGNLIQGDVILAIDGVSTDGMTHLEAQNKIKMANYNLALTMTKSKRPIMMPPSRMDIGIPLIRHPQKQGFSPAAAPPPPPPAGFNPAVLKDPALSSHKPIEVKGPGGKATIIHAQYNTPISMYSQDAIMDTIAGQTQVKSHEAGQHIQTPAMHQPPQAPPPHQYQPNPQQAPPPHQYQPNPQQAPPPHQYQPPPQQYQLPPQQYQPPPQQYHQPHAPPTQQSSIQIPIGSTSSKVVSTACIYPTQPAPAPAPGPVPQPRPPVSAPAPPPPSAVTDSASGNRPPWVSDTNFADKFDPSKTTTTTMKVPPPLPQAAPPPQAYIPNPSPAGHPAPSPAPITPSPANFPPVARGVAQRAERFAASSRTPLCGHCNSIIRGPFLVALGRSWHPEEFNCHYCHVSLADVSFVEEQNNVYCENCYEEFFAPTCARCNTKVMGEVMHALRQTWHTTCFVCAACGQAFGNSLFHMEDGEPYCEKDYVALFSTKCHGCDFPVEAGDKFIEALGHTWHDTCFICAVCHMNLEGQPFYSKKDKPLCKKHAHAINV
- the LOC131473726 gene encoding LIM domain-binding protein 3-like isoform X2, which translates into the protein MSSYTITLPGPGPWGFRMQGGKDFNMPLTISRISPGSKAAQGNLIQGDVILAIDGVSTDGMTHLEAQNKIKMANYNLALTMTKSKRPIMMPPSRMDIGIPLIRHPQPESLQVNGRLSACSASSAPPEATAAGAMSPAEKKQYNSPIGLYSEETLREMAAVQEGRTAGGVIVKDRPVDSASLVYQAVHSAEKDPDLDESGRRSINMQSKSFRVLAHITGTESASEEKEALMNSSQHIQTPAMHQPPQAPPPHQYQPNPQQAPPPHQYQPNPQQAPPPHQYQPPPQQYQLPPQQYQPPPQQYHQPHAPPTQQSSIQIPIGSTSSKVVSTACIYPTQPAPAPAPGPVPQPRPPVSAPAPPPPSAVTDSASGNRPPWVSDTNFADKFDPSKTTTTTMKVPPPLPQAAPPPQAYIPNPSPAGHPAPSPAPITPSPANFPPVARGVAQRAERFAASSRTPLCGHCNSIIRGPFLVALGRSWHPEEFNCHYCHVSLADVSFVEEQNNVYCENCYEEFFAPTCARCNTKVMGEVMHALRQTWHTTCFVCAACGQAFGNSLFHMEDGEPYCEKDYVALFSTKCHGCDFPVEAGDKFIEALGHTWHDTCFICAVCHMNLEGQPFYSKKDKPLCKKHAHAINV
- the LOC131473726 gene encoding LIM domain-binding protein 3-like isoform X1, yielding MSSYTITLPGPGPWGFRMQGGKDFNMPLTISRISPGSKAAQGNLIQGDVILAIDGVSTDGMTHLEAQNKIKMANYNLALTMTKSKRPIMMPPSRMDIGIPLIRHPQPESLQVNGRLSACSASSAPPEATAAGAMSPAEKKQYNSPIGLYSEETLREMAAVQEGRTAGGVIVKDRPVDSASLVYQAVHSAEKDPDLDESGRRSINMQSKSFRVLAHITGTESASEEKEALMNSSSTEHAPTCTGSASTAPPVNVQPPDLAPCLPDPAPLSQHIQTPAMHQPPQAPPPHQYQPNPQQAPPPHQYQPNPQQAPPPHQYQPPPQQYQLPPQQYQPPPQQYHQPHAPPTQQSSIQIPIGSTSSKVVSTACIYPTQPAPAPAPGPVPQPRPPVSAPAPPPPSAVTDSASGNRPPWVSDTNFADKFDPSKTTTTTMKVPPPLPQAAPPPQAYIPNPSPAGHPAPSPAPITPSPANFPPVARGVAQRAERFAASSRTPLCGHCNSIIRGPFLVALGRSWHPEEFNCHYCHVSLADVSFVEEQNNVYCENCYEEFFAPTCARCNTKVMGEVMHALRQTWHTTCFVCAACGQAFGNSLFHMEDGEPYCEKDYVALFSTKCHGCDFPVEAGDKFIEALGHTWHDTCFICAVCHMNLEGQPFYSKKDKPLCKKHAHAINV
- the LOC131473726 gene encoding LIM domain-binding protein 3-like isoform X4, translating into MSSYTITLPGPGPWGFRMQGGKDFNMPLTISRISPGSKAAQGNLIQGDVILAIDGVSTDGMTHLEAQNKIKMANYNLALTMTKSKRPIMMPPSRMDIGIPLIRHPQGFSPAAAPPPPPPAGFNPAVLKDPALSSHKPIEVKGPGGKATIIHAQYNTPISMYSQDAIMDTIAGQTQVKSHEAGQHIQTPAMHQPPQAPPPHQYQPNPQQAPPPHQYQPNPQQAPPPHQYQPPPQQYQLPPQQYQPPPQQYHQPHAPPTQQSSIQIPIGSTSSKVVSTACIYPTQPAPAPAPGPVPQPRPPVSAPAPPPPSAVTDSASGNRPPWVSDTNFADKFDPSKTTTTTMKVPPPLPQAAPPPQAYIPNPSPAGHPAPSPAPITPSPANFPPVARGVAQRAERFAASSRTPLCGHCNSIIRGPFLVALGRSWHPEEFNCHYCHVSLADVSFVEEQNNVYCENCYEEFFAPTCARCNTKVMGEVMHALRQTWHTTCFVCAACGQAFGNSLFHMEDGEPYCEKDYVALFSTKCHGCDFPVEAGDKFIEALGHTWHDTCFICAVCHMNLEGQPFYSKKDKPLCKKHAHAINV